A section of the Hypomesus transpacificus isolate Combined female chromosome 1, fHypTra1, whole genome shotgun sequence genome encodes:
- the LOC124488749 gene encoding tumor necrosis factor receptor superfamily member 27-like, translating to MESSLCAGLLMVSSLVALSVPSCDQTQFLDPNGTCLECPVCGPGEQLSEDCGFGDGGEGFCVACAEGQFSIETGLAPCWQCTQCNLLNRQERGACSPTSNALCGQCVVGYYELRSMRGEIELVCMPCSSSNFRKECLHSQPTGKNTTTTTADLAIPISKRKFKGFTQQKTKTVQVSMVLIGSAFASSIFILVLLLWAFLLIFESLKQVPKSEGLFSGADSDSPQCSLLPDPVETGESSPGSFTQTSLPAEDLHRGLGSLSIENEVHPTSIVISVTANVKPSNQHEEDRPWEGHRSYYHMLEEMEQQLMKICSVAQGQSLESLDYDTVQDVSLLLGPGGWGSGLRRLGCSLGVPSEILTHLHSFQDLFQYLRTSTYTLLPQLAQAAALMPHPDIVSRIHRALVAKCMEATQGCCHDTDL from the exons ATGGAGTCCagtctgtgtgcaggcctgctCATG GTATCCAGTCTTGTAGCGCTGTCTGTACCCAGCTGTGATCAGACCCAGTTTCTGGACCCTAATGGCACCTGTCTGGAGTGTCCTGTGTGTGGTCCTGGGGAGCAGCTGTCTGAG GACTGTGGCTTTGGGGATGGTGGCGAGGGTTTCTGTGTGGCGTGCGCTGAGGGGCAATTTAGTATTGAGACCGGCCTGGCTCCCTGCTGGCAGTGCACTCAGTGCAATCTGCTCAACCGCCAGGAGaggggggcatgctcccccacTAGCAACGCCCTGTGTGGACAGTGTGTCGTAGG GTATTATGAGCTCAGGAGCATGAGAGGGGAGATAGAACTTGTATGTATGCCCTGCTCCTCAAGCAACTTTCGGAAGGAGTGTTTGCATTCGCAACCAACAGGTAAAaacaccaccactaccaccgcag ATTTGGCAATCCCTATTTCCAAGAGGAAGTTCAAGGGATTTACACAGCAGA AGACAAAGACAGTCCAAGTGTCCATGGTTCTGATTGGTTCAGCCTTTGCCTCCTCCATTTTCATTTTGGTTCTGTTGCTTTGGGCCTTTCTGCTGATATTTGAGAGTCTCA AACAGGTGCCGAAATCTGAAGGCCTGTTCTCTGGAGCAGACTCAGATTCTCCACAGTGCTCACTCCTCCCTGACCccgtagagacaggagagagttcACCAGGTTCTTTCACACAGACATCCCTCCCAGCTGAAGATCTCCACAG AGGCCTGGGCTCATTGAGCATTGAGAATGAGGTGCATCCAACCTCTATTGTTATTAGTGTGACCGCCAATGTCAAGCCCTCCAATCAGCATGAAGAAGATAGGCCTTGGGAGGGACACAGAAGCTACTATCACATGTTAGAAGAG ATGGAACAGCAACTGATGAAAATATGCTCTGTGGCTCAAG GTCAGAGTCTGGAGAGTCTGGACTACGACACAGTCCAAGATGTGTCTCTGCTCTTGGGCCCGGGGGGTTGGGGCAGTGGGCTTAGGAGGTTGGGTTGCTCTCTGGGGGTTCCCTCTGAAATCCTCACCCACCtccatagcttccaggatctcTTCCAGTATCTCCGTACATCCACCTACACACTGTTGCCGCAACTGGCCCAAGCGGCTGCCCTCATGCCCCACCCCGACATTGTTTCAAGGATTCACCGTGCTCTTGTGGCTAAATGTATGGAGGCAACTCAGGGATGTTGTCATGACACTGACCTATAA
- the adgrg4a gene encoding adhesion G-protein coupled receptor G2, translated as MVFLLNSWLSSFNNYGLCITTAVTLHYFMLASFTWMALEAVHMYFALVKVFNIYVPFYILKFCALGWGLPLVIVSLVLAIDMDAYGNDLSRKSTDDMQNSESFCWMQNNVVFYITVLAFVLLVMLINLSVFTVVLVQIRNMRTNKPAGNKGSILQDLRAAASLTFLLGLTWPLAFFALGPAKVPLLYFFSILNSLQGFFIFVFHCLMKENVRKQWRIHLCCGRFRLNDYSDWSHSVTLGDRSKQNQLVNSPSLRSVDTSSSRKISDSSTGSAPVHF; from the exons ATGGTCTTCCTGCTCAACTCCTGGCTCTCATCCTTCAACAACTATGGCCTCTGCATCACCACTGCAGTCACCTTGCATTACTTCATGTTGGCATCCTTCACTTGGATGGCTCTGGAGGCCGTCCACATGTACTTTGCTCTGGTCAAGGTCTTCAACATCTACGTCCCCTTCTACATTCTCAAGTTCTGCGCCCTTGGCTGGG GCCTTCCCCTGGTGATTGTCAGCCTAGTCCTGGCGATAGACATGGATGCCTACGGCAATGACTTGTCCAGGAAGTCTACAGACGACATGCAGAATTCTGAATCATT CTGCTGGATGCAGAACAATGTGGTCTTCTACATCACAGTGTTGGCCTTTGTTCTGCTCGTCATGCTGATAAACCTTTCTGTGTTTACCGTGGTTCTGGTTCAAATCCGCAACATGCGGACCAACAAACCTGCTGGAAACAAGGGGAGCATACTGCAGGACTTGCGAGCGGCAGCCAGCCTCACCTTTCTGCTGGGTCTCACTTGGCCACTAGCCTTCTTTGCCTTGGGTCCGGCCAAAGTACCGCTGCTCTATTTTTTCTCCATCCTCAACAGTCTTCAGG GGTTCTTCATCTTTGTGTTCCACTGTCTGATGAAAGAGAATGTTCGGAAGCAGTGGAGAATCCACTTGTGCTGTGGCAGATTCAGGCTTAATGACTATTCAG ACTGGAGTCATTCTGTGACATTAGGCGACAGGTCCAAGCAGAACCAGTTGGTGAACTCCCCTTCTTTGAGGTCTGTAGACACCAGTTCCAGCAGGAAGATCTCTGACTCGTCCACTGGTTCTGCGCCAGTCCACTTCTAG
- the vgll1 gene encoding transcription cofactor vestigial-like protein 1: MAGNSASPIAVKTEEHPQSVLFTYFQGDIGSMVDEHFTRALNKACKSKESVRKSKKNRKSIKPEPESNSCQWGASKQAWSEAHYTPMSGRLQLSTSKQAVPGLPIALSPPDDAAGPWTLGGLGLPPMTYTHALSQGLGMTGQQYNNSLLNLLHSDRTESRSMASGSKPSVLPSWTHPGFRDPMDPTGNLDPGVGLEKRDLYWY, from the exons atggcggggaattcTGCTAGCCCCATAGCTGTGAAGACAGAAGAGCACCCGCAAAGTGTCCTCTTCACGTATTTCCAGGGTGACATAGGCAGCATGGTGGACGAGCACTTTACTCGAGCTCTCAACAAAGCATGCAAGTCCAAAGAATCTGTCAGAAAGAGCAAAAAGAACCGCAAGTCTATCAAACCAG AGCCTGAATCCAATTCCTGTCAATGGGGAGCTTCCAAACAGGCCTGGTCAGAGGCCCATTATACCCCCATGTCTGGTCGGCTTCAGCTAAGCACCTCCAAGCAGGCTGTCCCTGGCCTCCCCATAGCTCTCAGCCCCCCAGACGATGCCGCTGGTCCCTGGACCTTGGGAGGCCTGGGGCTCCCTCCCATGACCTACACCCATGCTTTGTCCCAAGGTTTAGGCATGACAGGGCAACAATACAACAACTCCCTGCTCAACCTTCTTCACAGTGACCGAACAGAGAGTCGGAGTATGGCGTCAGGCTCCAAGCCCAGTGTTCTTCCCAGCTGGACTCACCCAGGCTTCAGAGACCCCATGGATCCAACTGGAAACCTGGACCCAG GCGTAGGCCTGGAGAAGAGAGACCTTTACTGGTATTGA
- the tmtops3a gene encoding teleost multiple tissue opsin 3a — protein MVVHLLGLNFSTIDNFLSNRSNNASVQDNLVPQDTSGLSRTGHTVVAVCLGLILVFGIVNNFLVMIIFAKFRSLWTPINLILLNINFSDILVCIFGTPFSFAASLRGRWLIGPYGCKWYGFANSLFGIVSLVSLAMLSYERYATVLRCTKADLSDFRKAWLCVAGSWLYSLLWTMPPFLGWSSYGLEGAGTSCSVEWHQRSPASVSYVVCLFIFCLLLPLLLMVYSYSRILVAIRGVTRINLLSAQRREQHILLMVLSMVSGYLLCWMPYGIMALLATFGRSGLVTPVASVVPAILAKTSTVINPIIYVLLNNQFYRCFLAFIRCSGEPKPVSGFNTQQSSKEEHPTPLTPFSRSSLTHKHPSQGSPRAHSIRSPRKPPSPLRRQHRTLSLVVHYNP, from the exons ATGGTTGTCCATTTACTTGGTTTGAATTTCAGCACCATCGACAACTTCCTCTCCAACCGAAGCAACAATGCCAGCGTACAGGACAACTTGGTGCCCCAGGACACCTCTGGTTTAAGTAGGACTGGCCACACGGTGGTGGCAGTATGCCTTGGTCTCATTTTAGTCTTTGGAATAGTTAACAATTTTCTAGTTATGATCATCTTTGCAAAGTTTCGGTCGCTATGGACGCCTATAAACCTAATCTTGTTGAACATCAACTTTAGCGACATTCTCGTCTGTATTTTCGGCACTCCGTTTAGTTTCGCTGCAAGTCTAAGAGGGAGATGGCTTATTGGACCCTACGGATGCAAATGGTATGGCTTCGCCAATTCGCTTTTCG gCATCGTGTCCCTGGTGTCGCTGGCCATGTTGTCGTACGAGCGCTACGCCACCGTGCTGCGTTGCACCAAGGCCGATCTGTCCGACTTCCGCAAGGCCTGGCTGTGTGTAGCCGGCTCCTGGCTCTATTCCCTGCTGTGGACCATGCCGCCGTTCCTGGGCTGGAGCAGCTATGGCCTGGAGGGCGCCGGTACCTCCTGCTCGGTAGAGTGGCACCAGCGCTCGCCAGCCAGTGTCTCCTACGTGGTGTGCCTCTTCATCTTCTGCCTCCTGTTGCCACTCCTGCTCATGGTCTACTCCTACAGTCGCATCCTGGTGGCCATCCGGGGG GTAACGAGGATCAACCTGCTGTCGGCCCAGCGACGTGAGCAGCACATCCTGCTGATGGTTCTGTCCATGGTGTCTGGCTACCTGCTGTGCTGGATGCCCTACGGCATCATGGCCCTGCTGGCTACCTTCGGCAGGTCGGGCCTGGTCACCCCTGTGGCCAGCGTGGTTCCTGCCATCCTGGCCAAGACCAGTACTGTCATCAACCCCATCATCTACGTGCTCCTCAACAACCAG TTCTACAGATGCTTCTTGGCATTTATAAGATGCAGCGGAGAGCCCAAACCTGTCAGCGGCTTCAACACCCAACAGAGCAGCAAGGAGGAGCATCCCACCCCCCTGACCCCTTTCTCACGCTCATCCCTGACCCACAAGCATCCGTCACAAGGCTCCCCGCGTGCCCACAGCATCAGGAGCCCCAGGAAACCCCCGTCCCCCCTTAGGAGACAGCACCGCACCCTGTCCTTGGTGGTCCACTACAACCCCTGA
- the cd40lg gene encoding CD40 ligand: MINTYQTSLPPPPVPPRLGRHQTASAPVPVLAPVLRLKTGPSKPVFRFVIGVVVLHLILSFGGFVYLYHSGNKWQDTIKLMYQDEQNLQRLIKECEQNIRPQPGCRQILNEYNRATKDSAAQGKVESLSGKISYYGTMARMIALKATDTSTSHYLLWDTAHSKKNNVQNNFDKNRLILKQSGDYFVFSRVTFSNYGAKNAMAHFVKVWENGKSEKVLMKAYCNLVTRPGMCTASQAEVVSLNKGDQLGVWVEDPNLVDYDEDATIFGLYKL, from the exons ATGATCAACACCTACCAGacctccctacctccacccccagtccccccGCGGCTAGGTAGACATCAGACAGCCTCAGCCCCGGTCCCAGTCCTGGCCCCAGTCCTGAGGCTGAAAACAGGGCCCAGCAAGCCAGTTTTCAGGTTTGTGATTGGGGTAGTTGTGCTGCACTTGATCCTGTCCTTTGGTGGATTTGTCTACCTATACCATTCTGGAAACAAG TGGCAGGACACAATCAAGCTCATGTACCAGGATGAGCagaacctgcagagactcatcaAGGAGTGTGAGCAGAACATCCGGccacagccaggctgcagacagATATTGAATGAGTACAATAGAGCGACAAAG GATTCCGCAGCTCAAGGAAAAG TGGAGTCTCTCTCTGGGAAAATCTCCTATTATGGCACCATGGCACGCATGATTGCTCTAAAAGCCACAGACACCTCGACAT CCCACTATCTGCTGTGGGACACTGCACACTCTAAGAAGAATAACGTCCAGAACAACTTTGACAAGAACAGACTGATATTGAAGCAGTCTGGAGACTACTTTGTGTTTTCCCGTGTCACCTTCTCCAATTATGGAGCCAAGAATGCGATGGCCCACTTTGTGAAAGTATGGGAGAACGGGAAGTCAGAGAAGGTCCTGATGAAAGCCTACTGCAACCTGGTGACCAGGCCGGGGATGTGCACAGCCTCGCAGGCCGAGGTGGTGAGTCTGAATAAGGGAGACCAGCTCGGTGTGTGGGTAGAGGATCCTAACCTGGTGGACTATGATGAAGACGCCACCATCTTTGGATTATATAAACTGTAG